Proteins found in one candidate division KSB1 bacterium genomic segment:
- a CDS encoding S9 family peptidase, with amino-acid sequence MEGRFGKIIFWLVTFSLLGMTYSDNWAQKKRLTFNQVFKGAEPKLLGNLPMIVGWLDEKHYLEWQIVGTGPKATRKVLRVNARTGESSIYFDEEKHKDLLSEGFSLQSFEDRLEDYSGFLFNSENDLYYYSPLKRIFRQITATPAPEKNGKFSPNGRYVAYTRQNNLYALDLESGLERQLTCDGSETVYNGYASWVYYEEILGRASRYAAFWWAPNSNMIAFLRFDDSPVPTFPLYRADGVHGELEITRYPKAGDPNPYVRLGIYHLDQNKLVWVDLDERADHYVAWPFWTPDSKQLLFQWMNRGQDQLIIYSADPNTGQIKLIYQEHQDSWVEFFEDLYLFKDGRGMLLRSNKDGWAHLYYHDLDGQLKQRLTSGEWNVNDIALVDEANDLVYFHGSKERSTENHLYVVDLKGKNLKRLTKTPGSHRCQVAPGGKYFIDRHQSIHHPSQLDLCDTEGKIIRTLGTERTPLLDEYDLGKVELFSIPSGDGYDLPAIWVLPPNFDPSQRYPVLFQIYGGPAAATVSNSFPSLRWHYFAQHGIIMISVDHRGSGHFGKKGVALMHRNLGKWEMNDLIEAAKWLRSQPFIDPNRIGIAGGSYGGYTTCMALTYGADYFTHGIAEYSVVDWRLYDSVYTERYMDRPDENPQGYEFGSVLTHADKYKGHLLITHGTMDDNVHMQNTIQLISKLQDLDKDFELMLYPNARHGVGGTKRNHSTRENVQFWFRNFLGKEIGEE; translated from the coding sequence ATGGAAGGGAGATTTGGTAAGATTATTTTCTGGCTCGTTACTTTTTCATTACTTGGAATGACCTATTCGGACAATTGGGCACAAAAAAAGCGACTCACGTTCAACCAGGTGTTCAAAGGAGCTGAGCCAAAATTGTTGGGAAATTTGCCCATGATCGTTGGATGGCTGGATGAGAAACATTACCTGGAGTGGCAAATAGTTGGAACAGGTCCAAAAGCGACTCGGAAGGTGCTGCGAGTCAATGCCCGCACTGGAGAGTCATCGATTTATTTTGACGAGGAGAAGCACAAGGATCTCCTGTCAGAGGGATTTTCGTTGCAAAGCTTTGAAGATCGTTTGGAGGATTACAGCGGTTTTCTCTTCAACTCTGAAAATGATCTTTATTATTATTCTCCTTTGAAACGAATCTTCAGACAGATCACTGCCACACCAGCTCCAGAGAAAAATGGGAAGTTTTCGCCCAACGGGCGCTATGTTGCCTATACGCGACAAAATAACCTTTACGCATTGGACCTGGAGAGCGGGCTTGAGCGCCAACTGACCTGTGATGGGTCCGAGACGGTCTACAATGGTTATGCCTCTTGGGTGTATTATGAAGAGATCTTAGGCCGAGCCTCGCGCTATGCAGCATTCTGGTGGGCGCCGAATAGCAACATGATCGCGTTCCTGCGATTCGATGATAGCCCTGTACCGACTTTCCCGCTCTATCGGGCTGATGGTGTGCATGGCGAACTTGAGATCACTCGCTATCCCAAAGCAGGCGATCCAAATCCTTATGTCCGGCTGGGAATTTATCATCTCGATCAGAACAAGCTGGTCTGGGTCGATCTCGATGAGCGGGCGGATCACTATGTGGCCTGGCCGTTTTGGACGCCAGATAGCAAACAATTATTGTTTCAATGGATGAATCGTGGGCAGGATCAATTGATTATCTACTCGGCTGATCCCAATACCGGTCAAATCAAGCTGATTTATCAAGAGCATCAGGATAGCTGGGTTGAGTTTTTTGAGGATCTCTATTTATTCAAAGACGGCAGAGGGATGTTGCTTCGCTCGAATAAAGACGGTTGGGCACATCTTTATTATCACGACTTGGATGGTCAATTGAAACAGCGGCTGACCAGCGGTGAGTGGAATGTGAATGATATAGCGCTGGTGGACGAGGCGAATGATCTAGTCTATTTCCATGGGTCAAAAGAGCGCTCCACCGAAAACCATCTTTATGTCGTCGATTTAAAAGGTAAAAATTTGAAGCGACTCACAAAAACCCCTGGCAGCCACCGATGCCAAGTTGCGCCGGGCGGAAAATATTTTATCGATCGGCATCAAAGTATTCATCATCCGAGCCAACTCGATCTCTGCGATACCGAAGGAAAAATCATCCGTACGCTCGGGACCGAAAGGACACCTCTACTTGACGAATATGATCTGGGCAAGGTGGAATTATTTAGCATCCCATCCGGCGATGGCTATGATTTACCCGCTATTTGGGTCTTGCCACCGAATTTCGATCCTTCTCAGCGTTACCCAGTTCTGTTTCAGATCTATGGCGGTCCGGCCGCCGCTACTGTGTCGAATTCGTTCCCATCGTTGAGATGGCACTATTTTGCGCAACATGGCATCATCATGATCAGCGTCGATCATCGTGGCTCAGGTCATTTCGGAAAAAAAGGAGTGGCGCTGATGCATCGCAATCTGGGGAAATGGGAGATGAATGATCTCATCGAGGCGGCAAAATGGTTGCGCAGCCAGCCTTTTATTGATCCCAATCGTATCGGTATCGCCGGGGGAAGCTATGGCGGTTACACCACATGCATGGCGTTGACCTATGGTGCGGACTACTTCACCCATGGAATTGCCGAATATTCTGTGGTCGATTGGCGATTGTACGATAGCGTTTATACGGAACGCTACATGGACCGGCCTGACGAAAATCCTCAGGGCTACGAATTTGGTTCAGTGCTCACTCACGCCGATAAATACAAAGGACATCTTTTGATCACACACGGGACCATGGATGATAACGTTCACATGCAAAATACCATTCAGCTTATCAGCAAACTTCAGGACCTTGATAAAGATTTTGAATTGATGCTCTATCCAAATGCTCGACATGGTGTTGGCGGGACAAAGCGAAATCATTCTACGCGAGAGAATGTTCAATTCTGGTTTCGCAATTTTCTGGGAAAAGAAATTGGGGAGGAATAG
- a CDS encoding AEC family transporter: MQNLIFSFNGVAPVFLIIFLGYGLKKKGLINGNFVSISSKIVFTVAAPALVFESLSRTDLKMTFSLKLILFVYLSVLFFFALSWLISLGLSNNGRDRASFIQGSFRSNFAIIGFALIANMFGPAALSKAAILLAFVMPLYNILAIIALTVPIRADKQLTLQQMLSEIFTNPLILATIIALPFSYFDIELPQFLITTINSLAAITLPLALLGIGGSLDFEQIKKDARLAAVATILKIVIIPATIAVLGFRLGLSGQDLGVVFLLFATPSAIVSFVMAEAMGCNSELAGNIIVMTTLGSIITISLGIFLLKTLNMI, from the coding sequence ATGCAAAATCTGATTTTCTCATTCAATGGGGTGGCCCCGGTATTCTTGATTATTTTTTTGGGATATGGATTGAAGAAAAAGGGGTTAATCAATGGCAATTTTGTGAGCATCTCTTCGAAAATCGTGTTCACCGTTGCCGCCCCAGCACTGGTATTCGAGAGCCTTTCGCGCACCGATTTGAAAATGACTTTCAGCCTAAAGCTGATCCTGTTTGTTTATCTCAGTGTGCTCTTTTTTTTTGCATTGAGCTGGCTGATCTCTCTGGGGTTGTCAAATAATGGTCGGGATCGCGCTTCATTTATTCAAGGCAGTTTTCGCAGCAATTTTGCAATTATCGGTTTTGCCCTGATCGCTAACATGTTTGGTCCGGCAGCGCTGAGTAAGGCGGCCATTTTGTTGGCGTTCGTCATGCCACTCTATAACATTCTGGCAATCATCGCATTGACGGTACCGATCCGGGCCGACAAACAGTTGACGCTCCAGCAGATGTTGTCCGAAATTTTCACCAACCCACTTATCCTTGCGACCATCATCGCCCTGCCATTTTCGTATTTCGACATCGAGTTACCTCAGTTTTTGATCACAACCATCAATAGCCTGGCGGCTATTACATTGCCCCTGGCGCTGCTCGGGATCGGCGGTTCATTGGATTTTGAGCAAATCAAAAAAGATGCGCGATTGGCGGCGGTCGCTACCATTTTGAAAATCGTCATTATCCCTGCAACCATCGCAGTGCTGGGCTTTCGATTGGGTCTTTCTGGTCAGGACCTGGGGGTGGTATTTCTCTTGTTCGCCACCCCCTCCGCCATCGTCAGCTTTGTTATGGCGGAAGCAATGGGCTGCAATAGCGAATTGGCCGGCAACATCATCGTCATGACCACCCTTGGATCGATCATTACTATCTCCTTGGGCATCTTTCTCCTCAAAACCCTAAACATGATCTAA
- a CDS encoding uroporphyrinogen decarboxylase family protein, producing MTTQERFYRVMHWQKPDRVPNMEFGYWDETIEKWHTQGLPVHVKTNQDVERYLGLEGVEIIPWLPAKNGLCPRFDYRVLEEGADYRVYQNEEGIICQSPKFGETIPRYLKFGIETREDWERYRTEHLDPNFAERIGDVRAAVVEAHAIGMPIRFDAGSLYGVLRNWMGMENLSIAIMTDRDWVEEMMEHLTQLTLQLIEQSLPGIRVDMAWWWEDMCYNRGPLISPKLFQELMVPRYKRVTAALQKYGVDINVLDCDGCIYELVPGWLEAGINCMFPIEALHTDPVLLRQRYGNAILLMGGVDKTALIKGKEAIDRELERIAPLVDQGGYIPMVDHRVPSDVSFENYIYYLEQKQNILQ from the coding sequence ATGACGACCCAAGAACGTTTTTATAGAGTGATGCACTGGCAAAAGCCAGATCGCGTTCCTAATATGGAATTCGGCTATTGGGATGAGACGATCGAGAAATGGCATACGCAAGGTCTGCCAGTTCATGTGAAAACGAACCAAGATGTCGAACGATATTTGGGGTTGGAGGGCGTAGAGATTATCCCCTGGCTACCTGCTAAAAATGGCCTTTGTCCGCGGTTCGACTACCGTGTATTAGAGGAAGGAGCCGACTACAGGGTCTATCAAAATGAAGAAGGGATCATCTGTCAGTCACCAAAATTTGGTGAGACCATCCCTCGCTATCTGAAATTCGGTATTGAGACCCGGGAAGATTGGGAACGCTATCGAACTGAGCATCTCGATCCGAATTTCGCTGAGCGAATCGGAGATGTTCGAGCAGCCGTGGTGGAAGCTCATGCGATCGGGATGCCAATCCGATTCGATGCCGGCTCCCTTTATGGCGTTCTCCGAAACTGGATGGGGATGGAAAACCTGTCTATTGCGATCATGACTGATCGCGACTGGGTGGAAGAGATGATGGAGCATCTGACCCAATTGACACTGCAGCTGATCGAGCAAAGTCTCCCAGGAATTCGAGTCGATATGGCCTGGTGGTGGGAGGATATGTGTTATAATCGCGGGCCGTTGATTTCGCCCAAGCTGTTTCAGGAACTGATGGTGCCACGCTATAAACGGGTTACGGCAGCGCTGCAAAAATATGGCGTCGATATTAATGTGCTTGACTGCGATGGCTGTATATATGAGTTAGTGCCTGGTTGGTTGGAGGCAGGGATCAATTGCATGTTTCCGATCGAGGCGCTCCATACCGATCCGGTTCTGCTGCGACAGCGATATGGCAATGCGATATTATTAATGGGCGGTGTGGATAAAACAGCATTGATCAAAGGCAAAGAAGCCATCGATCGGGAGCTGGAGCGAATTGCTCCGCTGGTAGACCAGGGAGGCTATATCCCGATGGTCGATCATCGTGTGCCCTCCGATGTCTCTTTCGAGAATTATATTTATTATTTGGAGCAAAAACAGAATATTTTACAATGA
- a CDS encoding SEC-C metal-binding domain-containing protein, translating into MMMDFSVVPTAPIDVDQLKAQLINLCDQFNITRFEPDDIVELIEDGETVDWIISQLRLDNAELDGAQFESVLNGLASVLAPPKEAELIEEAGVEAGEEQPEVGEVEETEAAEAIPSIDLSQLDLGQLAPQLEELMGAKLPPGINLKQIQKMMASPQGAFLADFGLFCQEQGFDMNAISDPKQLEALNEQWMATPRPAFEGKTPAEVARENPTLYSFKKVETYRRTEPRIGRNDPCPCGSGKKYKKCCGKGK; encoded by the coding sequence ATGATGATGGATTTCAGCGTTGTTCCCACAGCACCAATTGATGTCGATCAACTAAAAGCTCAATTGATAAACTTATGCGACCAATTCAATATTACCCGATTTGAACCGGATGACATCGTTGAACTCATTGAAGATGGAGAGACTGTCGACTGGATTATCAGTCAATTGCGATTGGATAATGCGGAACTGGATGGGGCGCAATTCGAATCAGTACTAAATGGGCTGGCATCGGTCCTTGCCCCTCCAAAAGAAGCGGAATTGATCGAGGAAGCGGGGGTTGAGGCTGGTGAGGAACAGCCTGAAGTCGGCGAGGTGGAAGAAACGGAGGCAGCAGAGGCGATCCCAAGCATTGATCTTTCGCAGCTTGATCTCGGACAATTGGCCCCTCAGCTGGAAGAGTTGATGGGCGCGAAGTTGCCTCCTGGGATTAATTTGAAACAGATCCAAAAAATGATGGCCTCTCCTCAGGGCGCTTTTTTGGCCGATTTCGGATTGTTCTGTCAGGAGCAGGGGTTCGATATGAACGCCATATCGGATCCAAAGCAGCTTGAGGCATTGAATGAGCAATGGATGGCAACACCGAGACCAGCCTTTGAAGGCAAAACTCCTGCCGAAGTCGCCCGAGAAAACCCAACGCTTTATTCGTTTAAAAAAGTGGAAACATACCGCCGAACCGAACCGCGCATTGGCAGAAACGACCCTTGCCCCTGCGGTAGTGGGAAAAAGTACAAAAAATGTTGTGGGAAAGGGAAATGA
- the lspA gene encoding signal peptidase II, translating to MKLNRLKVALLFTLVILCTGCDLTTKWLAAQHLQWANPVTIIPNLIELRYTENEAIAFSMLRSIDSGTRRWIIYSLSTFALIFLVLMIWEVRKDSFLGLTALMLILSGAIGNLTERIFRGYVIDFIHLHYYDRFSWPIFNVADILITCGGILLAILMLRRKKKHTE from the coding sequence ATGAAGCTGAATCGACTGAAAGTTGCACTATTGTTCACATTGGTGATACTTTGCACTGGATGCGACCTGACAACCAAATGGTTGGCTGCTCAACATCTCCAATGGGCCAATCCCGTGACCATTATTCCCAATTTGATCGAACTTCGCTATACGGAAAATGAGGCCATTGCGTTCAGTATGTTGCGTTCGATCGATTCTGGGACGCGGAGGTGGATCATCTATTCGCTGTCCACTTTTGCGTTGATCTTCCTTGTGCTGATGATTTGGGAGGTACGAAAAGATTCATTCCTGGGATTGACAGCGTTGATGCTGATTCTCTCGGGTGCAATTGGCAATCTGACCGAACGGATCTTCCGCGGCTATGTGATCGACTTCATTCACCTCCATTATTATGATCGGTTCAGCTGGCCAATCTTCAACGTTGCGGACATTCTGATCACCTGCGGCGGAATTCTATTGGCAATCCTGATGCTCCGCAGAAAGAAAAAACATACTGAATAA